Proteins found in one Quercus robur chromosome 2, dhQueRobu3.1, whole genome shotgun sequence genomic segment:
- the LOC126714995 gene encoding G-type lectin S-receptor-like serine/threonine-protein kinase SD2-5 encodes MGISSSWASCGFLLYLLALLLTPFRTIGTALPRGFLSPNSSTSWNTSFSASNNTVKFDDGSIARSILVSENVKVSEYGVEYACGCGFFCNPPCNSFLFATFVLYYDDYYQDDSGTVDTYLGPHVVWSANPDNPVSANATLQFASKRGLVLRNADGAKVWSANITNKYVASLKLTATCNLMLLDKNNKTIWQSHEHPTDTLFRDQKLGVGKSLTSKGRLFSLNLTSEGIFAYINSDPPQLYYSYHLSSSDINIAGIEFRNGSIVLLDSKLGSLELELPGRSASFARYARFENDGHLRVYTFSPQPRDDILLATQLYSCDFPTACGNYGVCENKVDRSNNQCICPLEKNKNGTSYFKPINEREPDQGCIPVTNLSCDAEALGRQSFLEAENITYFRFRAQDPDDIKPDHRNITSGKCKDECRNKCGCKAAIFYYKIRSEAGDCYLESQIFSMTTATPEVLRYSLVRFKIYIKVQDVNEQGVQRQKHGLKIIVGSSITFGLFLLIGSFVFLIWKKRSADEGDEYYLDHIPGMVTRYSYDDLQSITANFKKELGAGGFGTVFEGTLIDGTKVAVKRLDGLNQIKRSFLAEVETIGSIHHFNLVRLIGFCAEKSHRLLVYEYMSNGSLDKWVFDKNPKILLDWQHRKKIILDIARGLTYLHEDCRQKIVHLDIKPQNILLDENFNAKVSDFGLSKLVDRDQSQVVTVMRGTPGYMAPEWLSSVITEKVDVYSFGVVLLEILCGRRNLDRSQPEETMHLLHLFKKKIEEDQLLDLVDKYNEDMQLHGVEVVNIMKVAAWCLQIDFTKRPSMSTVVKVLEGVANVEYDLGYFFSNPLLPNTSARVDNQQLHVGDSDTTQLLPSILSRPR; translated from the coding sequence GATGGATCAATTGCGAGAAGCATACTTGTCAGTGAAAATGTAAAAGTATCCGAGTACGGTGTTGAATATGCTTGTGGTTGTGGCTTCTTCTGTAATCCACCGTGCAACAGTTTTCTCTTTGCCACTTTCGTTCTTTATTATGATGACTATTACCAAGACGACAGCGGGACGGTTGACACATATTTGGGTCCACATGTAGTATGGTCTGCTAACCCAGATAATCCGGTCAGTGCTAATGCGACTTTGCAGTTCGCGTCCAAAAGAGGCTTGGTGTTACGAAATGCTGATGGAGCTAAAGTGTGGTCCGCAAACATCACCAACAAATATGTGGCTAGCCTAAAGTTGACTGCCACATGCAACCTCATGCTCttggataaaaataataaaacaatttggCAGTCTCATGAACACCCAACGGACACGCTGTTTCGTGACCAAAAGTTGGGGGTAGGGAAGAGCCTCACTAGTAAAGGACGATTGTTTTCGCTCAACCTCACTAGTGAAGGGATTTTTGCTTATATCAATTCCGATCCTCCTCAACTCTATTATTCTTATCATTTATCAAGTTCTGATATCAATATCGCAGGTATTGAGTTTCGGAATGGAAGCATAGTTTTGTTAGATTCAAAATTGGGTTCTCTAGAATTAGAATTACCTGGTCGTTCAGCATCATTTGCGCGGTACGCAAGATTTGAGAATGACGGACACTTGAGAGTCTATACTTTTAGTCCGCAACCCAGGGATGACATTCTTCTGGCAACACAACTTTATAGCTGTGACTTCCCTACAGCTTGCGGCAACTATGGTGTTTGTGAAAACAAAGTCGACAGGAGTAATAACCAGTGTATTTGTCCtctggaaaaaaataaaaatggaacaAGCTATTTTAAGCCAATCAATGAAAGGGAGCCTGACCAAGGATGCATCCCGGTTACTAACTTGTCCTGTGATGCTGAAGCTTTGGGACGCCAAAGTTTTTTGGAGGCCGAGAACATCACGTATTTTCGCTTTAGAGCACAAGACCCAGATGATATAAAACCAGACCATCGAAATATAACTTCAGGGAAATGTAAAGATGAATGCCGAAACAAGTGTGGGTGCAAGGctgctattttttattataaaattagatCAGAAGCTGGGGATTGCTATTTGGAATCCCAAATCTTTTCAATGACGACCGCCACTCCAGAAGTACTCCGATATTCTCTTGTTCGCTTTAAAATATACATTAAGGTGCAGGATGTTAATGAGCAAGGTGTTCAACGGCAAAAACATGGGCTTAAAATAATTGTGGGATCTAGCATCACATTTGGTCTGTTTCTTTTGATTGGAAGCTTTGTTTTCCTAATTTGGAAGAAGAGAAGTGCTGATGAAGGTGATGAGTATTATTTGGATCATATACCAGGAATGGTCACAAGATATTCTTATGATGATTTGCAATCCATTACAGCAAATTTCAAAAAGGAGCTTGGTGCTGGTGGATTTGGCACGGTTTTTGAAGGGACTTTAATTGATGGCACTAAAGTTGCTGTGAAGCGTCTAGATGGTTTAAATCAAATCAAGAGATCATTTTTAGCTGAGGTTGAGACAATTGGTAGCATTCATCATTTCAACTTGGTGAGATTGATTGGATTTTGTGCTGAAAAATCTCATAGGCTTCTTGTTTATGAGTACATGTCTAATGGGTCTTTAGACAAATGGGTTTTTGACAAAAATCCTAAGATTTTGCTTGATTGGCAACATAGAAAGAAGATCATCCTTGACATAGCAAGAGGTCTAACTTATTTACATGAAGATTGCAGGCAGAAGATTGTTCACTTAGACATAAAACCCCAAAACATTCTTTTAGATGAGAATTTCAATGCAAAAGTCTCAGATTTTGGATTGTCTAAACTAGTTGACCGTGACCAGAGTCAAGTTGTGACAGTCATGAGAGGGACTCCTGGCTATATGGCTCCAGAATGGTTGAGTTCAGTAATTACAGAAAAAGTAGATGTGTATAGCTTTGGAGTGGTGCTCTTAGAGATATTGTGTGGAAGAAGAAATCTTGATCGATCTCAACCAGAGGAAACAATGCATCTACTTCatctattcaagaaaaaaattgaggagGATCAATTGTTGGATTTGGTTGATAAGTACAATGAAGATATGCAATTACATGGAGTAGAAGTTGTAAATATAATGAAAGTTGCAGCATGGTGTTTGCAAATTGATTTCACGAAAAGGCCTTCTATGTCCACCGTGGTTAAGGTTTTGGAGGGTGTTGCAAATGTTGAATATGACCTAGGTTATTTCTTCTCGAATCCACTTTTACCAAACACGAGTGCTAGGGTTGATAACCAGCAATTGCATGTAGGTGATAGTGATACTACTCAACTATTGCCTTCAATTCTCTCAAGACCACGGTGA